The nucleotide sequence GAACTTATCGGAACAGGGCAGACTGCCTGGATGCAGGGGGCTGACTATTCCCTGATTATGGATTCCCTTATCAATGATTTTGTGGCCGGGGAAATCGAACACGCGGTGCTCAGCGCCTGGGACGATAAGCATCCTGCACATATCATTGTAGAGGGGCAGGGAAGCCTGATGAACCCGGCCTTCCCGGGGGGCTTCGAGATTCTGGCCGCCGCCCGGCCCCACTGTATCGTACTTCAGCATGCTCCGGCCAGAAAAGAATATGACGGCTTTCCAGGTTTTCCCCTGCATCCTCTGACAACCCAGATCCAGGCTCTGGAGCTCATCTCGGGAAAAACAGTCGTTGCGGTCAGTGTAAACCATCAGGGCTTGAACTACAGCGAGGTCCCGGGAGTCTGCCGCCGCATTCAGGAGGAAACAGGTCTCCCCTGTACAGACCCTCTTCTTGAAGGACCGGAAAGACTTGTCGATGCCATTCTGAAGGCGGCGAAATAGTGCAGATAACAGGCGTCAGCACCCTGGGACTCTCAATCCCCCTCAAGCATCCTTACCATATAGCCTATCAGGATATAATCGAGGCAAAGGTCCTCTTTCTGCGGGTCAGAACCCGGGACGGTATCGACGGCTTCGGCTGCGCCTCCCCGGAAGAGGCAATCACCGGAGAAAACTTTGCTGCCGCGAAAGAGCTTCTTGCAGGTGCCGTACGGGACACACTAAAAGGACAGGACCCATTGCGCCGGGGACTGATTATCGACCGACTTGCAGAACTCACCTCCGGGTTTCCTTCCGTGCGGGGCGCGGTCGATATGGCACTGCTGGATATTCTTGGAAAAAAGGCCCGGTTGCCGGTCTGGCAGCTCTACGGCGGCTACAGACGCAGTATAGAAACCAGCATTACCCTCGGAATCGCACCCCTTGATGAGACACTTACACTGGCAAAAGAGCTTACGCAGCGGGGCTTCAGAGTACTCAAACTAAAGGGGGGCCTTTCAGTGGAGGAGGACGCGGAAAAACTCAACCGGCTGCGGGAACTCACCGGGCCTGAAGCAGTACTGCGCTTTGACGCGAACCAGGGCTACAGCGTCTCCGAGGCCCTCAGGCTGCTTGAACTCGCGGCCCCTGCAGAAATCGAGATCCTGGAGCAGCCGACCCCGCGGAAATCCCCTACCCTGCTTGGTCACGTAACCCAGCTGCTGGCAGTCCCGGTCATGGCAGATGAGAGCCTGCAGTCTCTCCACGAGGCCTTTCATCTGGCCCGGGAAGAGCTGGTGGATATGATGAATATAAAACTTACCAAAGTCGGCGGCTTCACTGCTGCCCGCCGCATAGACGCGGTCGCCCAGGCCGCGGGAATCGAATCCATGGTGGGCTGCATGGATGAGCCGGCTCTGGGAGTTGCCGCGGGGCTGCACTTTGCCCTGTCCCACGAAAACGTGCGCTACGCGGACCTGGACAGTTTTCTCGACCTGACCGACGACCCCACAGCAGGAGCAGTCCGCCTGAAAAAGGGAATGCTCATTCCCCGCAGCGCACCGGGCTTCGGCTGCGAACCAAAGATCTTTTAATATGTGTCCAGATTCTTCCCTTCGTGTTCCAGCCGCAATAACAGATGGTCAACCTCGTTCAGGGATTCAATACCCTCCTGGTTGAACCTGCTTCGCAGCTCATCCAAATCCGGCAGTTCCTCACGGGTATAACGCTCGATAGCCTCCCTGGCTTTTGCCGCGTGATGTACCTGCAGGGACTCCTTAACGTAGTTGATGATCAGCTTCTTGCTCGTCGTGCGCAGCTCCTGCCGGTTCACGAGCTCGATAATTGAATAGGTAATCTGCAGTAAACGTTCTTCCGAAGCGATAGCTTCCTTCCTTTTTACCGTGTTATACACACAGTGTAGCATATCCGCGGCTTTTCATCAGCACGGAGCACGCTTAATTCTGCTTCCGGGCCTGACATCCGGGGCAGAAATGGGTCGACCGCTGTGCAACAATGATCCGCTCAATCGGCATCCCGCAACGTGGACAGGGTTTCCCGGTGCGGCGAAAGATCTGCAATGCCGCGGCGTTTCTGCCGTAGACTCCGGAACTGGAGAAGTTGGATTCCCCGTCCCCCAGGGAGGTACCTTTATTTTCTATGCCGCTGCTCAGGACTTTCCGGATACTTGCAAGCAGCTTTTCGGACTCAGGCATATCCAGGGAACTTGCCGGACACAGGGGGTGCAGCCCCGCAGCAAAGAGACTCTCGTCGGCATAGATATTGCCCAGGCCGGCGATAAAAGCCTGGTCAAGAAGCAGGGTCTTGGTGGCTCTTTTTCGCACCGCAAGACGGGAATAGAAAACCTCGGGAGTCAGGGCCGGGTCAAAGGGTTCAGGTCCCAAAGCGGCGAAGATCCTCTCCGGCTCAGGGGTAAGGAGCATCCGGCCAAACTTGCGGGTATCATGAAAAACAAGCCTGCCCGTATCCAGAATTAAGATAACCCGGTCGTGGGGGTCCCGGGGCTCGTCCTCCCCTGCCAGAGCCAATCCCCCGGTCATGCGAAGGTGAATAACAAGACTCATACCCGAATCAAGATCGACGCAGAGGTATTTTCCCCGGCGTCGGAGACCTGCCACCCTGCACCCCCGGATCGCATTACGAAAATCCTCCACCGAGGTTCCCGTAATACTCCGCTCCCAGAAAATCTCTGCATCAGTAATCCTCATTCCCGTAAGACCCGCGGTAATAAGGTCCCGGCGAAGGGTTTCTACTTCCGGAAGTTCGGGCATCTGCTTCTTCTCCTGACGGCACAATCTACCGATAAAGTTATAAAAGATACTTCGTACGGCAAGGCTTTTCTCCATCGCGGATGAAAAAAAATTAAAAGGGGCGTATACTACAGACATGAAAGGCGTACATAAAGCGGCAGTGTTCATCTTTTTAGCTATCCTGATCGGAGGTTTTCAGGTTTACGGCCTTGATGTGCATGAGGAAATAATATATCCGGCACAGCGTTTAAAAGGCGCCCCATACTCCTTTGGCAACGAGGGCCCCCGGGCTTTTGACTGTTCCGGTCTGGTCTATTATCTCTATAAACCGCACCTGCCTTCCATTCCCCGAACCTCCCGGGATTACAGCCGTTACGGCAGCCAGGTGGGTATCAACGAGCTGCTTCCCGGCGATCTGCTCCTGTTCGCCACCACCAATAACCGGGGAATCGTCTCCCATGTTGCCATCTACATTGGTCAGAAGTCGGTTATCCACGCTGTTTCCAACGGGCCGGAGACGGGTGTCATTGTCTCCAGGGTCGATTCCGGCTACTGGCGCCGGACTTTTCATTCGGCTCGCCGTGTATTTGATACCGCAACCCAAAGTACACAAAAAGAGCAGACAAGCATTGAGTTTGAGCGGGGACTGTATACCGGCCCCTTAAAAGACGGTGAACCTTCAGGCACCGGAACCATGCGCCTGAAAAACGGCGATACCTACCAGGGAGAATTCCGGGACGGACTCTTCCACGGACAGGGCACCTACACCTGGAGCAGCGGAAAAAGCTATACCGGCAGGTTCGAGAAGGGCGAGATCGTGGAGACGGAGAAAACCGCCGGAAAACCCGAAACCTACATGGAAGAAAAGGATTCCCCCTGGGACAGCTGGGACGGAGAAGTGTACGGAGACTTCCGGGAGTGGCGGGAGCAGGAGCAGTCCGCTTTTGAAGCCTTTAAAGCCCGGGACAGGGAAGGAACCGCGGGAAAAATGTCCCGATAAATTCTGATTTTTCTCGATTTTTGTTTATAATTCACTATCATTTATAGTGTATGAAAACAATGCAGATAAATCGGCTGAAAACCATGTTTGTTTTGGTACTCCTGTTTGCAGCTGTCTCAGTCTCTGGCCAGCAGCAGTACCGCAGCATTACCGCTTTAAAATTCAACTACTACACCGATGACAGATCTTCCCTGGAATACGAGGAAGTCTTCATCATTCCTCTGGTTAAGCAGTACTATCTGATAACCGCGGTACTCGGAAACACCAGCGATTTCGAAGCCGCCCTGGGGGGAAAAATCGGTCTGGCCTTTGACCTTCCCGGCTTGTACTACGGCGAAGCAGCCTATACCTACGAACGGAAGTTCGACGATCCGGCGGAGTCATGGTTAAATACCCTCTACGGGTCAGTCAGTTATGAAACCGGCGGCATCAGGGCAAGTTTGAGCCTTAGCGGAGAGCTTTCGGATGAAACCCGGGGGATAAAACTCTCGCCGGGATTAAACTACCTGGTCAGACCGGACTTGGAACTCTATGCAAAATACTTTTCCGCCTCCAACCTTTACGATGACGACCAGTATTTTAACCACGCAATCTGGACGGGTACCGAGTACGAAATCCTTCCAACCATATGGCTCCACGCAGGTGGTACTTTCGGTACGGTTTACGAGCCGGATAATTCATACGAAAAATGGTCCGCCATTGCAGGAATACGCATTCTGCCGATACCGGATTTGACGATTCGTTACCAGTTTGAATACGAGGTAAATCCGCTGTACGAGATTGTCTCCAATGGAATCGTGGCGGATTATAAATTTTAGTTTTGGAAGGGAGTAAAGGTGAACTCCGATACCCGTAAAACCTGGGGTTCTCCGCTTTGGGGGGGCGCACCCCGAAACAGCCAGAAGTTCAGATGCAGGTAAGCCGTACCGGGATCGGGAACCGTCTCGCCGGGCCAGATAAAACGAGCCACCTCCCGTTCCCATCCGCCGCGTCCAAGGGCATAGGAGGAGAATTCGACCCTGTCCGGCATCCACTCTATTCTGTGCAGAGAGCGGGAGCCAAGTTCTTCAAGAGGAAAGACCGATTTGTTTTCTTCAAGCGTGTAGGGCTGTACAGTATAGTTTCCCCCGGGATGCCCGGGATCTGCCCAGCGGGCAAACTCGATATCCAGTTCCCGGTAGAGGGGAGGAGCAAGATGATCATAGGTAAAAAAACCGAAGACAGCCTGGGGGTCAAGTTTTGCAGGATCTCCTTCAACAATGATTTCGTATCTGCCGTAACCCAGGGCTTCAGTAAGATGCAGCTCGGCGGAGCTCCAGGAACCGTTTCGCTGACTTATCCGCAGAACCAGCCGTTCCCGGGCATCAAGGTACACATTGTCAGGCAGAAAGATATTCGGGCCGGGGGATTTTCCCGCGGGAGCATCGGACACCAGCCACCGACGCGAGCTGAAGTCCAGAAAGAAATCTTCGGAGAAGGTATCCATGCTTGCCCCTGACAGAACTATGCATAAAATAAGCAGACGTAGCATTACCGGGAAGTGTACCGTTTCCCTGAATTCTTCTCAATCCGGTAGAGGAAAAGCAGGATGACAACAGAACATATTCAGGGAGTACAGGTTATAAAGCTGGATACCCCCCAGATCGATGCTCTGAATTCCGAAGAACTCAAGCAAAACCTCCTCGATGAAACAGGAGACACATTGCGGATTGTGATTGATCTGTCGAATGTCCGCTTTGTCGACAGTTCCGGACTTGGTGTCCTTCTGGGATTGCTGCGCAAAATGCATGAGAAAGGCGGTAGAATAGCCTTTTGTGCGCCCCGACCTCCAGTTCAGGCGCTTTTTCGTATGGTACGGCTTGCTGATATTGTCACAATCTACGAGAACAGGGACGATGCTCTTGCCGCAGTTTCCGCGTAACAGACACGTGCTTCTTCTCGGTTCCGTACTGCTCCTGGTTTCCGCGTGCGTTCTGCCGGTACTTTACTTTAGCCCCGGATTTTTTGTCCAGGTTTCTGCCGCGGCTGTTTCGGCAATCCTCGTAAGTGTATTTCTTCTCCTGCTGCACTCGGCAATCTATGATCTATTTCCCCTGAACCATCCCTCCTTTGCAGGTTTTGTGAAAAAAGAAGATTCCATCATTCTCCTGCTGGATAAAAGAGCAGAGATAATCTGTTACGCCGGCCCGAAGGTGGAGGACTACTTTACAGCGTCTGTCCGTGCCGGCAAAGCAAGCAGTACCCTTTTGCACAGATTCTCACCCGACGAACGCGAGACACTGGTATCCGAATTGTCCCGATTGCAAGGGGGAGAAGAAGGCAGAACCAACGAGCTCAAGCTGGTCCGTCCCGACAAGGATGAGGCATGGCTCTCGATTCGTTTTGAAGGCATTCGCAGCAGACGGGGAGTACTGAAGCGAATAGTCTTTGTGTGCAGGGATGTAACCGCACGGAGGGATGCCCAGTTGCGGCTGGTACAAGCACGGGAGTACGAGGTCGAGGTGGGCGCCCGTATCCAGCAGTCTCTGCTCCTGGGACAGCCGGAAACATCGTATTCCGGGATGCAGATAGGAGCTTTTACCCTGCCCTCCCAAAGAATTGACGGCGATTTTGTGGACTTCTTTTCCGGCAATGATTCCAGTATAACCGATTTTGTGCTGGGTGATGTAATGGGCAAGGGAGTCCCGGCGGCACTGCTCGGAGCAGCAGCCAGGACCGAGTTAATGAGGTCACGCCTGGGTAATAGCAGTTCAAACTCCCTGCCCCTGCTGAGCAGTGTCATAGCCAACGCAGAAGCAAATCTTTCTGTCGAACTGCAAAAATTCAACTCCTTCGTGACCCTGATATACGGACGCCTGGACAGACAGCAGAGGCTCTTCGAGTTCATCGATTGCGGTCACACAAGCATAATCCATTACGATGCGGTACACCGTCACTGTTGGCTCCTCAAAGGATCGAATATGCCCCTGGGTTTTGTAAATTCCCAGGATTTTCAGAGATACATCATCGATTTGAACATGGGAGATATTCTTTTTGTCTACTCCGACGGCATAACAGAAGCGGTTAACAGTGAAGGGGAGCTCTTTGGCGAGGAGCGGCTGATGCATCTTGTACGGTCCTCTGCCGAACTTGATGCTGAAGATCTTCTGCAAAAAATTAAAATGATTACCTTTGCCTATTCCGCTGGAGCCTTCCGGGACGATGTAACTGGAATCGCGATTAAGCTGGACCATACGGACAACGAACTGGAGATAAAAACCGCGACCGAAACATTTCCTCAAAGCATGGAATCCCTGCGGGATATTCGCGCATTTTCCCGTAAACAGCTCAGCGCCTGCCGCTCGGTTAGCGGCAGCGGGAATGAAGGCCTGTGCGATACAATCGAACTTGTTGCAGGCGAAGCAGCCTCGAACATCCTGCGTCACCAGGAGAGCGGGAGCGGAACCACCCTTTCCGTTTCCATTCGCACCTGTGTAAAATGGATTGCCGTGAGTATGGAATACCGGGGCAATTCCTATGAGTGGTACAAGGTATCTGATCCCGATGTAACCAGCTATCAGCAGAGCGGCTACGGGCTTTACCTGATGGAGTCTTCCATGGATTCAGTCACCCTTGAACAGGGCGAGGATGATCGGCTGCGTCTTGTAATGATGAAACACATTGAAAGAACCGGAAATGAGGAGCAATGAAGGCGTATCAGGTAGACAAGGATAACGGGATTACCAGTATCGACGGATCAAAATCGCTGCGTCTGGTCTCCTGTTATTCCTATATAATTCAAACAGCTGCATCCATGGTGCTGATCGATCCGGGACCGGCGGAGGATTTTCCCTCCGTTTTCGGGCAGGTGTCGTCCCAGGGGTCAATTGAAAAGCTGAGCTATATCCTGCTTACATCAGAATCCCCCACCGCTGCCTCGAGTCTTCCGCTGTGGCAAAAGGCAGGATTCAGCGGAAAGGTTGTACTTTCATGGCAGGCCTATATCAGTGCCCGATATTATGCTCCCGGTATGGATTATCATACCATCAGCTCACGCAATGATATAATTCCGTTGGCTGACGGGCGTAATCTCCGATGCATCCCCCTGCCCGGGCTGCCCACAATGGGCGCCCAGGTCTACTGGGACCCCGCCAGTGCAAGCCTTTTTTCCGGAAGTCTCTTCGGCACCCTGAAGGGAGCAGAAAACGCGGAAACTGTCGTTGACGGCCCACAGCTCCAGGGACGCATGGAATCCTACCATGAATTATTTCTGTCCAGGAGCCCGGCTAAAGAAGAGATTGAACTGCTTAAGGATCTGGGGCCCGGGAGAATATGTCCGCACCACGGGAAGCCCATTGTACAGGACCTGTCTGTTCTCTTTACCAGACTGCTGCAACAGAGTACGGAAGATTCTGCCCCGGTTTCCCGGGAAAATCCCGCTTTGCTTCGAAATACAATTCTTCACCGCATGCATCAGCATCTGAAGGCTCTTTTCCCACGGAAAGAAGTGGAAAATGTTTC is from Marispirochaeta sp. and encodes:
- a CDS encoding dipeptide epimerase, translated to MQITGVSTLGLSIPLKHPYHIAYQDIIEAKVLFLRVRTRDGIDGFGCASPEEAITGENFAAAKELLAGAVRDTLKGQDPLRRGLIIDRLAELTSGFPSVRGAVDMALLDILGKKARLPVWQLYGGYRRSIETSITLGIAPLDETLTLAKELTQRGFRVLKLKGGLSVEEDAEKLNRLRELTGPEAVLRFDANQGYSVSEALRLLELAAPAEIEILEQPTPRKSPTLLGHVTQLLAVPVMADESLQSLHEAFHLAREELVDMMNIKLTKVGGFTAARRIDAVAQAAGIESMVGCMDEPALGVAAGLHFALSHENVRYADLDSFLDLTDDPTAGAVRLKKGMLIPRSAPGFGCEPKIF
- the mutM gene encoding DNA-formamidopyrimidine glycosylase — translated: MPELPEVETLRRDLITAGLTGMRITDAEIFWERSITGTSVEDFRNAIRGCRVAGLRRRGKYLCVDLDSGMSLVIHLRMTGGLALAGEDEPRDPHDRVILILDTGRLVFHDTRKFGRMLLTPEPERIFAALGPEPFDPALTPEVFYSRLAVRKRATKTLLLDQAFIAGLGNIYADESLFAAGLHPLCPASSLDMPESEKLLASIRKVLSSGIENKGTSLGDGESNFSSSGVYGRNAAALQIFRRTGKPCPRCGMPIERIIVAQRSTHFCPGCQARKQN
- a CDS encoding NlpC/P60 family protein, producing MKGVHKAAVFIFLAILIGGFQVYGLDVHEEIIYPAQRLKGAPYSFGNEGPRAFDCSGLVYYLYKPHLPSIPRTSRDYSRYGSQVGINELLPGDLLLFATTNNRGIVSHVAIYIGQKSVIHAVSNGPETGVIVSRVDSGYWRRTFHSARRVFDTATQSTQKEQTSIEFERGLYTGPLKDGEPSGTGTMRLKNGDTYQGEFRDGLFHGQGTYTWSSGKSYTGRFEKGEIVETEKTAGKPETYMEEKDSPWDSWDGEVYGDFREWREQEQSAFEAFKARDREGTAGKMSR
- a CDS encoding glycoside hydrolase family 16 protein produces the protein MDTFSEDFFLDFSSRRWLVSDAPAGKSPGPNIFLPDNVYLDARERLVLRISQRNGSWSSAELHLTEALGYGRYEIIVEGDPAKLDPQAVFGFFTYDHLAPPLYRELDIEFARWADPGHPGGNYTVQPYTLEENKSVFPLEELGSRSLHRIEWMPDRVEFSSYALGRGGWEREVARFIWPGETVPDPGTAYLHLNFWLFRGAPPQSGEPQVLRVSEFTFTPFQN
- a CDS encoding STAS domain-containing protein, producing the protein MTTEHIQGVQVIKLDTPQIDALNSEELKQNLLDETGDTLRIVIDLSNVRFVDSSGLGVLLGLLRKMHEKGGRIAFCAPRPPVQALFRMVRLADIVTIYENRDDALAAVSA
- a CDS encoding SpoIIE family protein phosphatase, coding for MPQFPRNRHVLLLGSVLLLVSACVLPVLYFSPGFFVQVSAAAVSAILVSVFLLLLHSAIYDLFPLNHPSFAGFVKKEDSIILLLDKRAEIICYAGPKVEDYFTASVRAGKASSTLLHRFSPDERETLVSELSRLQGGEEGRTNELKLVRPDKDEAWLSIRFEGIRSRRGVLKRIVFVCRDVTARRDAQLRLVQAREYEVEVGARIQQSLLLGQPETSYSGMQIGAFTLPSQRIDGDFVDFFSGNDSSITDFVLGDVMGKGVPAALLGAAARTELMRSRLGNSSSNSLPLLSSVIANAEANLSVELQKFNSFVTLIYGRLDRQQRLFEFIDCGHTSIIHYDAVHRHCWLLKGSNMPLGFVNSQDFQRYIIDLNMGDILFVYSDGITEAVNSEGELFGEERLMHLVRSSAELDAEDLLQKIKMITFAYSAGAFRDDVTGIAIKLDHTDNELEIKTATETFPQSMESLRDIRAFSRKQLSACRSVSGSGNEGLCDTIELVAGEAASNILRHQESGSGTTLSVSIRTCVKWIAVSMEYRGNSYEWYKVSDPDVTSYQQSGYGLYLMESSMDSVTLEQGEDDRLRLVMMKHIERTGNEEQ